A DNA window from Elephas maximus indicus isolate mEleMax1 chromosome 17, mEleMax1 primary haplotype, whole genome shotgun sequence contains the following coding sequences:
- the LOC126060914 gene encoding olfactory receptor 10S1-like, with protein MAVKTEYPNQTMVNYFFLEGLMYTAEHPALFFLLFLLIYSITMAGNLLILITVGSDPHLCSPMYHFLGHLSFLDACLSTVTVPKVMAGLLTLDGKVISFEGCAVQLYCFHFLASTECFLYTVMAYDRYLAICQPLQYPVTMNRQMCAGLAGITWAIGAVHSAIHTSLTFRLLYCGPHHIAYFFCDIPPVLKLACADTTINEIVIFANIGIVVTGCLILIIISYVFIVAAVLRIRTAEGRQRAFSTCTAHLTVVLLYYTPPVCIYLQPGSSGAGAGAPAVFCTMVTPMLNPFIYTLRNKEVKRALKRLLCQGSQESAASIPAP; from the coding sequence ATGGCGGTGAAAACAGAATACCCCAACCAAACTATGGTGAACTACTTCTTCCTGGAGGGTCTGATGTACACGGCTGAACATCctgccctcttcttcctcctcttcctccttatcTACAGCATCACTATGGCTGGGAATCTCCTCATTCTCATAACTGTGGGCTCTGACCCTCATCTCTGCTCCCCCATGTACCACTTCCTTGGGCACCTTTCCTTTCTGGATGCATGTTTGTCTACAGTGACAGTGCCCAAGGTAATGGCAGGTCTCCTGACTCTGGATGGAAAGGTGATCTCTTTTGAGGGTTGTGCTGTCCAACTTTACTGCTTCCACTTCCTGGCCAGCACTGAGTGCTTCCTGTACACTGTCATGGCATATGACCGTTACCTGGCTATCTGTCAACCCCTGCAATACCCAGTGACCATGAACAGGCAAATGTGTGCAGGGCTGGCTGGAATCACCTGGGCCATAGGTGCTGTTCACTCTGCAATCCATACCTCCCTCACCTTTCGCCTGCTCTACTGTGGACCTCACCACATTGCCTACTTCTTCTGTGATATCCCCCCTGTGCTGAAGCTAGCCTGTGCAGACACCACCATCAATGAGATTGTCATCTTTGCCAACATTGGCATTGTGGTCACAGGCTGTCTGATCCTCATCATCATATCCTATGTCTTCATTGTGGCTGCTGTGTTGCGGATCCGCACAGCTGAGGGCCGGCAGCGTGCCTTCTCCACGTGCACTGCACACCTCACAGTGGTGCTCTTGTACTACACGCCCCCTGTGTGTATCTACCTGCAGCCTGGCTCCAGTGGGGCAGGAGCTGGGGCCCCTGCTGTCTTCTGCACAATGGTCACTCCTATGCTCAACCCTTTCATTTACACTCTGCGGAACAAGGAGGTGAAGCGAGCTCTGAAAAGGCTTTTGTGCCAAGGCTCCCAGGAGTCTGCAGCCAGCATCCCAGCCCCCTAA